A single region of the Bicyclus anynana chromosome 14, ilBicAnyn1.1, whole genome shotgun sequence genome encodes:
- the LOC112052171 gene encoding cytoplasmic phosphatidylinositol transfer protein 1: MVLTKEYRICMPMTVEEYRIGQLYMIARHSFEQSSNGEGVEVIANEQVNDEINGVGQFTEKRIHLSSHLPYWIQSITPKIFYVTEKAWNYYPYTITEYTCSFIPKFSISIQTRYEDNNGTTENCLGLTQDELESREVDFMDIAFDEIKPHHYKESEDPKLFKSEKSGRGPLAEGWRDTEKPIMCCYKVVNAKFEVWGLQTKVEDYVQVAIREILLLGHRQAFTWMDEWFNMSIEDVRNYEKDMQAKTNIKVQSALEESEKKDADSKKSSQPPTPKSPKSPTTPSAESKSWFSWS; this comes from the exons ATGGTGCTTACAAAAGAATACAGAATTTGCATGCCAATGACCGTCGAAGAG TATCGTATCGGGCAGTTGTATATGATTGCTCGTCATAGCTTTGAGCAATCCAGCAATGGCGAGGGTGTGGAGGTCATAGCGAATGAACAAGTCAACGACGAAATAAATGGAGTTGGACAATTTACTGAGAAAAGAATACACTTGTCCAG CCATTTACCTTATTGGATCCAAAGTATAACACCAAAGATTTTCTATGTAACTGAAAAAGCTTGGAATTACTACCCATACACAATTACTG AATATaca tgtTCCTTCATaccaaaattttcaatatcaatTCAAACACGATATGAGGATAATAATGGTACTACAGAAaat TGTTTGGGCTTAACACAAGATGAACTTGAATCAAGGGAAGTAGATTTTATGGATATAGCATTTGATGAAATCAAACCACATCATTACAAAGAGTCAGAGGATCCAAAGCTGTTTAAATCTGAGAAATCTGGACGAGGACCTCTGGCTGAAGGGTGGAGAGACACAGAGAAGCCCATCATGTGCTGCTATAAAGTTGTCAACGCTAAGTTTGAGGTGTGGGGACTGCAGACAAAAGTAGAAGACTATGTTCAAGTA gCAATACGAGAGATCCTACTGCTTGGTCACCGGCAGGCATTTACATGGATGGACGAATGGTTCAATATGTCGATAGAAGACGTTAGAAACTATGAGAAAGATATGCAAGCTAAAACAAACATAAAG GTCCAAAGTGCACTAGAAGAATCAGAAAAGAAAGATGCAGATAGCAAGAAGTCATCACAGCCGCCAACGCCGAAGTCGCCCAAAAGTCCGACTACACCATCGGCTGAGTCGAAATCATGGTTTTCATggtcgtaa